A window from Parambassis ranga chromosome 13, fParRan2.1, whole genome shotgun sequence encodes these proteins:
- the samsn1a gene encoding SAM domain-containing protein SAMSN-1a isoform X2 translates to MLQRTASNVSDKAKSSKPKRSTSFGRFEGLRHNSSHKPEENGTTLVEECESSDPNKSAGLGKKMKAISLTMRRKMGKKHAKSLSEETGDDTDKEPEADTETGAPTEKNTGKTSNSLESLYSGQSSSSGVTSESNGSGQRDSLRLEEDGSYQGQFCGKARVHTDFVPSPYDTDSLKLKVGDIINIISKPPMGIWTGMLNNKVGNFKFIYVDVLVEKEEEEEPPKIRQQKLCKKPRPKTLLELLERLNLEEYASALMLNGYETVESLMHLQEKHLIELNVKDPEHRRRLLTAAEYRYTEGDDVRQAQEHKSSHSLQEEDSDCPRDSGCFIPSECSDSKEDTEQVAKVVDS, encoded by the exons atgttACAGAGGACAGCTTCCAATGTGTCAGACAAAGCAAAGAGCAGCAAACCAAAG CGCTCCACAAGCTTCGGCAGGTTTGAGGGGCTCAGACATAACTCATCACATAAACCAGAGGAAAATGGAACGACG CTTGTAGAAGAATGTGAAAGTTCAGACCCAAACAAATCAGCTGGACTCGGGAAGAAGATGAAGGCGATTTCACTGACCATGCGCAGAAAAATGGGCAAAAAACACGCCAAGTCTTTGTCCGAGGAGACa gGCGATGACActgacaaagagccagaggccgACACAGAAACTGGAGCTCCAACAGAGAAGAACACCGGCAAAACAAGCAACTCCTTAGAGAGCCTTTACAGTGGACAGAGCTCCTCTA GTGGTGTGACCAGTGAGTCCAATGGTTCTGGTCAAAGAGACAGTCTGAGACTGGAAGAGGACGGCTCCTACCAGGGACAGTTCTGCGGCAAAGCTCGCGTCCACACAGATTTTGTTCCCAGCCCGTATGACACAGACTCCCTCAAACTCAAG gTTGGGGACATTATCAACATCATCAGTAAGCCTCCAATGGGTATCTGGACAGGAATGCTAAACAACAAAGTGGGAAACTTCAAGTTCATCTATGTTGATGTTTTAgtggagaaagaagaggaagaagaacctCCCAAGATCAGACAACAGAAACTGTGCAAAAAACCTCGACCTAAAACGCTGCTGGAGTTACTGGAGCGATTGAATCTGGAG gAGTACGCCTCTGCCTTGATGCTAAACGGCTATGAGACAGTGGAGAGCCTGATGCACCTGCAGGAGAAACATCTGATAGAGCTGAACGTCAAAGACCCTGAACACAGGCGGCGGCTACTTACTGCTGCAGAATACCGCTACACTGAAG GTGATGATGTCAGGCAGGCACAGGAGCACAAATCCTCCCACAGTCTACAGGAAGAAGACAGCGACTGTCCCAGAGACTCTggctgcttcatcccatctgaATGCTCAGACAGCAAAGAGGACACAGAGCAGGTCGCAAAGGTGGTGGATTCGTAG
- the LOC114444542 gene encoding TRPM8 channel-associated factor homolog: MSQPTKSWATEAYTSLTKGLKEVDLCGPCVPCNLVLIGDYAFPLVMNSQGQVLMAASVYGRGRIVVLGHEAYLTTCSNLVENAVIWLKGEGSDNLSVGVHKSVKAVANTLSKSTFQAEVVKAFSDNVEVGVYVTDAYSIGADVKELVAYMKAGGGVLIAGQAWSWAGNHPKENTFLQFPGNKVSSVAGVYFTDCYGERERLPVYPEIPFNWKTLRVGKDFRDDLETLLQGISKFDLQDGVLASEVLVHGTLAFPIGTTESGRAFLAGAYYGQGRVIVITHEGLLGQETLVPVWKNAVRWLDEGRNGAVGVVPQLEAACNLFQKSGITSEKTKFRKDLSVFVCTAYSDDYVEEIHDFVAQGGGLLIGGHAWYWAETHSGQNLLTDFTGNKILNKMGLSLLENTIKEGSYKAPVLSQTIKDTYHFRHLLQRFAGHVYEGQKLTERDEECLKKLGGDCANFLRMQAYSCSSYTQVVSTLTNVLKKSGMPQVSESCPVKRPTDHLLLSVGTEVYKICSNPDALLPYLIKDNPLMPVSYNHRVKLQINTAGGKEWVSTGLYLSPGMKTYIAIPAEIVNKGWQVQIGCQTDQLNAEELKRAPRVHDQFPVTAEMMQVWNLWGGLIYLVAPPNAQVQEAEVIVQMAVPAPYYKSGVTTAADWARLRTAPSPWAELEFDNIILTVPSDVVRGLEHPDKLAESWNNIMRGIADLAVIPHKFPRKERFVTDVQISYGWMHAGYPVMAHTAAAVDLVSIDPKKRDLWGAIHELGHNQQRGCWEFPPHTTECTCNLWSVYVHEEVLGINRAKAHPDMTLEKRQSRAKEYAKGGKKLSNWKVWVALETYLQLQDRFGWDAFKKVFAAYHKMSNFPGDNKGKMNLYAQTFSQTVGMNLAAFFKAWGWPIETATEQKLSNLPQWRDHPMVQYD, encoded by the exons ATGTCCCAGCCCACCAAATCCTGGGCCACAGAGGCCTACACGTCTCTGACTAAAGGTCTAAAAGAAGTGGACCTCTGCGGCCCCTGTGTTCCCTGTAACCTGGTGCTGATTGGAGACTATGCTTTTCCTTTAGTGATGAACAGCCAAGGTCAGGTTCTGATGGCTGCCTCAGTGTATGGCCGCGGGAGGATTGTGGTCCTGGGTCACGAGGCCTACTTGACCACCTGTTCCAATTTGGTAGAGAATGCTGTTATCTGGCTTAAAGGAGAAGGATCTGACAACCTCTCTGTTGGGGTGCACAAGAGTGTCAAGGCAGTAGCTAATACTCTCAGCAAATCCACCTTCCAAGCAGAAGTTGTGAAGGCCTTTAGTGACAATGTGGAGGttggtgtgtatgtgacagATGCATACAGCATAGGTGCAGATGTGAAGGAGCTGGTGGCTTATAtgaaagcaggaggaggagtgctGATCGCAGGGCAGGCATGGAGCTGGGCAGGAAATCATCCCAAGGAGAACACCTTCCTTCAATTTCCAGGAAATAAAGTGTCTAGTGTGGCAGGGGTTTACTTCACTGACTGTTacggtgagagagagaggctgccaGTCTATCCTGAGATCCCTTTCAACTGGAAAACACTCAG AGTTGGAAAGGACTTTCGGGACGATTTAGAAACTTTACTCCAGGGGATTTCCAAGTTTGACCTCCAAGATGGGGTCTTAGCTTCTGAGGTCCTGGTTCACGGCACTCTTGCTTTCCCCATTGGTACAACAGAGAGTGGACGAGCGTTCCTGGCAGGAGCCTACTATGGTCAGGGACGGGTCATTGTGATTACACATGAAGGTCTTCTTGGACAAGAG ACACTGGTTCCAGTTTGGAAGAATGCTGTCCGTTGGTTGGATGAGGGTCGGAATGGGGCTGTTGGTGTGGTGCCACAACTGGAGGCAGCCTGCAACCTCTTTCAAAAGTCAGGCATAACCAGCGAGAAGACAAAGTTCAGGAAAGACCTgagcgtgtttgtgtgtacagcaTACAGCGATGACTATGTGGAGGAAATCCATGACTTTGTAGCACAGGGAGGAGGCCTGCTGATTGGTGGACATGCCTGGTACtgggcagaaacacacagtgggcAAAATCTACTGACCGATTTCACAG GGAACAAAATCCTGAACAAAATGGGCCTAAGTCTGCTGGAGAACACCATCAAGGAAGGTTCCTACAAGGCCCCAGTGCTGAGCCAGACCATCAAAGACACCTATCACTTCCGCCACCTTCTACAGCGTTTTGCTGGTCACGTGTATGAGGGACAGAAATTGACGGAGCGTGACGAGGAATGCCTGAAAAAACTGGGTGGAGACTGCGCCAATTTTCTGCGCATGCAGGCTTATAGCTGCTCCTCATATACGCAGGTGGTGTCAACTCTCACCAACGTCTTGAAGAAGTCTGGCATGCCGCAG GTAAGTGAGAGCTGCCCTGTGAAGAGACCCACAGATCACCTTCTCCTCAGTGTGGGGACAGAGGTGTACAAGATTTGCTCAAATCCTGATGCCCTCCTGCCCTACCTCATCAAGGACAACCCGCTGATGCCTGTTTCGTATAACCACAGGGTCAAGcttcaaataaacacagcag GAGGGAAGGAGTGGGTCAGTACAGGCCTCTACCTGTCCCCTGGTATGAAGACCTACATAGCCATACCAGCAGAGATTGTGAACAAAGGATGGCAG GTCCAGATCGGCTGTCAGACAGATCAACTGAATGCTGAAGAGTTGAAGAGAGCACCACGTGTTCATGACCAGTTTCCTGTTACTGCAGAGATGATGCAGGTGTGGAACCTGTGGGGTGGACTTATCTACCTGGTGGCCCCACCCAATGCACAGGTGCAGGAGGCAGAGGTCATAGTGCAGATGGCTGTACCTGCACCATACTATAAATCTG gggtgacaacagcagcagattgGGCCCGGCTGCGCACAGCTCCCTCACCCTGGGCAGAGTTGGAGTTTGACAACATCATCCTCACTGTACCATCAGATGTTGTTCGGGGGCTGGAGCACCCTGACAAGTTGGCGGAGTCCTGGAACAACATCATGAGGGGCATTGCTGACTTGGCTGTCATACCACACAAGTTTCCCCGGAAAGAGCGCTTTGTAACTGACGTGCAGATTTCTTATG GTTGGATGCATGCAGGTTATCCTGTCAtggcacacacagctgcagctgttgatCTGGTCAGCATTGACCCTAAGAAGAGAGACCTGTGGGGAGCCATCCATGAACTAGGACACAAccaacagagaggctgctgggagtttccaccacacaccacagagTGTACATGCAACCTGTGGTCAGTGTATGTGCATGAAGAGGTGCTGGGCATCAACAGGGCAAAG GCTCATCCAGACATGACTTTGGAAAAACGACAGAGTCGAGCAAAGGAGTACGCTAAGGGGGGCAAGAAGCTCAGCAACTGGAAAGTGTGGGTGGCTCTGGAGACatacctgcag
- the LOC114444871 gene encoding uncharacterized protein LOC114444871: protein MTTHKWIFLLALSFRFVSSNDEPLYGDFCGSYDDLFCEVHVLVAPLGSSVFLPCIFKRSNISWVTWTYENPQQELVRLSSEGRITFQDPRYGRVKAFPNQASVENYTIRIDELENSDLGCYRCQPDVCFSVQLPAEKGGGLMLLIIISIGLSALILLVVGVYFCVKCIVCRNKTGDTASIAVIAGTGPSAPPVQIVAVTAHPPQRGQDNQVYENDDQGPSNASRPQSSGSGLYPNLNQFTFERVESQRTRQRFHIELFSRLRQASARHFYVNQSELNKQQPMSKQNQHTAGLERRKKTNENFEYKNPIYNSSTEQLHRT from the exons ATGACTACTCACAAGTGGATTTTCCTCTTGGCCCTGAGCTTCAGATTTGTGTCGTCAAATG ATGAGCCATTATATGGAGACTTTTGTGGCTCTTATGACGACCTTTTCTGTGAAGTCCATGTCCTCGTGGCTCCACTTGGCTCCTCTGTGTTCCTGCCATGCATCTTTAAAAGAAGTAACATAAGCTGGGTGACATGGACCTATGAAAATCCTCAACAGGAACTGGTGCGCCTCTCCTCTGAAGGCCGTATTACTTTCCAGGACCCCAGATATGGCAGAGTCAAAGCCTTCCCCAACCAGGCCTCAGTGGAGAACTACACCATCCGCATCGATGAGCTTGAAAACTCTGACCTGGGGTGTTACCGCTGCCAGCCagatgtctgtttttctgtgcaGCTACCTGCTGAGAAAG GTGGAGGTCTGATGCTACTGATTATCATCAGTATTGGTCTGTCTGCTCTTATTCTGCTGGTTGTTGGTGTCTACTTCTGCGTGAAGTGCATTG tATGCCGCAACAAAACAGGGGACACTGCAAGCATTGCAGTCATTGCAGGTACAG GTCCCAGTGCTCCACCAGTGCAAATAGTGGCGGTGACAGCACATCCACCTCAGAGAG GACAAGACAATCAGGTTTATG aaaaTGACGACCAGGGACCATCCAACGCCTCCAGGCCTCAGAGCAGCGGCAGCGGCCTGTATCCTAACTTGAACCAATTTACCTTTGAAAGGGTGGAAAGTCAGAGAACGAGGCAGAGATTTCATATAG AGCTCTTCAGCAGATTACGGCAAGCGAGTGCTCGACATTTCTATG TCAATCAAAGTGAACTCAACAAACAACAACCCATGTCAAAGCAGAATCAGCACACAG CAGGATTGGAGAGACGAAAGAAAACCAACGAAA ACTTTGAATACAAAAACCCGATTTACAACAGTagcacagagcagctccaccgTACCTAA
- the LOC114444950 gene encoding P2X purinoceptor 5-like, whose translation MAGSLWKGRFLTLFDYKTEKYIVAKNKRVGVLYRLIQLSIIGYLIGWVFIKKKGYQETDEAVQSSVITKVKGVSVTNSTESGPLVWGPEDYVIPPQGEAVLFIITNFLETPNQKLGYCAESSKVLDGLCRGDEDCEEGKLVVAGHGVMSGRCLLRDENSTGTCEIYGWCPIERKFKPQHPLLKNAENFTIYIKNFIHFSKFNFSKSNIRETTDESYLKQCQYDEQRLPYCPIFRLGDITRRAGHNFQDMATFGGSIGVTIEWDCDLDKGYSHCHPRYHFTRLDISVSDKAIATGFNFRHTRYFKNAAGESYRSLFKVYGVRFNIMVHGKAGKFSIIPTAINIGSGLALMGAGAFFCDMVLLYLIKKSDDYRHRKFEGLETKKAASEDTNMATLEKDDLTC comes from the exons ATGGCCGGGAGCTTGTGGAAAGGACGTTTCTTGACTTTATTTGACTACAAAACGGAAAAATACATTGTAGCAAAAAACAAGAGAGTTGGTGTTTTGTATAGACTCATTCAGTTATCCATCATCGGTTACTTAATAGG CTGGGTTTTCATAAAGAAGAAAGGTTACCAGGAGACAGATGAGGCCGTCCAGAGTTCTGTTATAACTAAAGTAAAGGGGGTCTCAGTGACTAACAGCACTGAATCTGGGCCGCTGGTGTGGGGTCCTGAGGACTATGTCATCCCACCACAG GGTGAAGCTGTTCTGTTTATAATTACCAACTTCTTAGAGACGCCGAACCAGAAGCTGGGATACTGTGCCGAG AGCTCTAAGGTGCTGGATGGCCTCTGCAGAGGCGATGAGGACTGTGAAGAGGGAAAGTTGGTTGTAGCTGGTCATG GAGTGATGAGTGGTCGATGTTTATTAAGAGATGAAAACTCAACTGGAACCTGCGAAATCTATGGCTGGTGTCCTATTGAAAGAAAATTCAAACCGCA GCATCCTCTTTTGAAGAATGCAGAAAACTTCACCATCTACATAAAGAATTTCATCCATTTTTCCAAGTTCAATTTTTCAAA GTCCAACATCCGCGAGACAACTGATGAGTCCTATCTGAAGCAATGCCAGTATGATGAGCAGCGTCTCCCCTACTGCCCCATCTTTCGTCTGGGCGATATCACAAGGCGAGCTGGTCACAACTTCCAGGACATGGCTACCTTT GGTGGCTCCATTGGCGTAACGATAGAGTGGGACTGTGACCTGGACAAAGGCTACTCTCACTGCCATCCACGGTATCACTTCACTCGCCTAGACATCAGTGTCTCAGACAAGGCCATCGCAACAGGATTTAACTTCAG ACACACTCGATATTTTAAAAACGCTGCTGGTGAGAGTTATAGATCTCTATTTAAAGTCTATGGCGTGCGATTTAACATCATGGTGCATGGAAAG GCTGGAAAGTTCAGCATCATCCCAACGGCCATCAACATTGGTTCAGGACTGGCTTTAATGGGGGCT GGAGCCTTCTTTTGTGACATGGTCCTTCTCTACCTGATAAAGAAGAGTGATGACTACAGGCACAGGAAGTTTGAGGGATTAGA aacaaaaaaagcagcatcTGAAGACACCAACATGGCTACCTTGGAAAAGGACGACCTGACGTGTTGA
- the samsn1a gene encoding SAM domain-containing protein SAMSN-1a isoform X1 has translation MLQRTASNVSDKAKSSKPKRSTSFGRFEGLRHNSSHKPEENGTTLVEECESSDPNKSAGLGKKMKAISLTMRRKMGKKHAKSLSEETGDDTDKEPEADTETGAPTEKNTGKTSNSLESLYSGQSSSSSGGVTSESNGSGQRDSLRLEEDGSYQGQFCGKARVHTDFVPSPYDTDSLKLKVGDIINIISKPPMGIWTGMLNNKVGNFKFIYVDVLVEKEEEEEPPKIRQQKLCKKPRPKTLLELLERLNLEEYASALMLNGYETVESLMHLQEKHLIELNVKDPEHRRRLLTAAEYRYTEGDDVRQAQEHKSSHSLQEEDSDCPRDSGCFIPSECSDSKEDTEQVAKVVDS, from the exons atgttACAGAGGACAGCTTCCAATGTGTCAGACAAAGCAAAGAGCAGCAAACCAAAG CGCTCCACAAGCTTCGGCAGGTTTGAGGGGCTCAGACATAACTCATCACATAAACCAGAGGAAAATGGAACGACG CTTGTAGAAGAATGTGAAAGTTCAGACCCAAACAAATCAGCTGGACTCGGGAAGAAGATGAAGGCGATTTCACTGACCATGCGCAGAAAAATGGGCAAAAAACACGCCAAGTCTTTGTCCGAGGAGACa gGCGATGACActgacaaagagccagaggccgACACAGAAACTGGAGCTCCAACAGAGAAGAACACCGGCAAAACAAGCAACTCCTTAGAGAGCCTTTACAGTGGACAGAGCTCCTCTA GCTCAGGTGGTGTGACCAGTGAGTCCAATGGTTCTGGTCAAAGAGACAGTCTGAGACTGGAAGAGGACGGCTCCTACCAGGGACAGTTCTGCGGCAAAGCTCGCGTCCACACAGATTTTGTTCCCAGCCCGTATGACACAGACTCCCTCAAACTCAAG gTTGGGGACATTATCAACATCATCAGTAAGCCTCCAATGGGTATCTGGACAGGAATGCTAAACAACAAAGTGGGAAACTTCAAGTTCATCTATGTTGATGTTTTAgtggagaaagaagaggaagaagaacctCCCAAGATCAGACAACAGAAACTGTGCAAAAAACCTCGACCTAAAACGCTGCTGGAGTTACTGGAGCGATTGAATCTGGAG gAGTACGCCTCTGCCTTGATGCTAAACGGCTATGAGACAGTGGAGAGCCTGATGCACCTGCAGGAGAAACATCTGATAGAGCTGAACGTCAAAGACCCTGAACACAGGCGGCGGCTACTTACTGCTGCAGAATACCGCTACACTGAAG GTGATGATGTCAGGCAGGCACAGGAGCACAAATCCTCCCACAGTCTACAGGAAGAAGACAGCGACTGTCCCAGAGACTCTggctgcttcatcccatctgaATGCTCAGACAGCAAAGAGGACACAGAGCAGGTCGCAAAGGTGGTGGATTCGTAG